A genomic window from Enterobacteriaceae endosymbiont of Macroplea appendiculata includes:
- the serS gene encoding serine--tRNA ligase, which yields MIDINLIRKNLYLIYTKLKTRNFLLDIKSIQKYENLRKKLQNNINILYQKKKYMQDSINIQNKNLIQTKIKSLNIQLTTTKNKLTNIMTYLENIYDTIPNLPLDDVPIGEHYNDHKEILYWGKKLKYNFLIRNHIELGLLHNGIDIESGTNLSGSKFIVMKGPIAYLHRILIQFMLDTHIQQHHYKEIYIPYIVKKEALYGTGQLPKFAKDLYAVHNMQLNTHYLIPTAEVPLTNLVANTILREEQLPIKLVAHSPCFRAEAGSYGQMNKGLIRTHQFEKVELIQLVTPNMSVKTLEELTLHAEKILQLLELPYRKILLCSGDMSFAASKTYDLEVWLPSINKYCEISSCSNMWDFQARRMKARYKNRENNHINYIHTLNASALAIGRTLAAIMENYQLKDGSIQIPKILQSYMKGLKIINYIK from the coding sequence ATGATTGATATTAATTTAATAAGAAAAAATTTGTATTTAATATATACTAAATTAAAAACAAGAAATTTTCTTTTAGATATAAAGTCGATACAAAAATATGAAAATTTAAGAAAAAAATTACAAAATAACATAAATATTTTATATCAAAAAAAAAAGTATATGCAAGATTCTATAAACATACAAAATAAAAACCTTATACAAACTAAAATTAAATCATTAAATATACAATTAACTACTACAAAAAATAAACTAACAAATATCATGACATATTTAGAAAATATTTATGATACTATACCAAATTTACCATTAGATGATGTGCCAATAGGAGAACATTATAATGATCATAAAGAAATATTATATTGGGGAAAAAAACTAAAATATAATTTCTTAATACGTAATCATATTGAATTAGGATTATTACATAATGGTATAGATATAGAATCTGGTACTAATCTAAGTGGTTCAAAATTTATTGTTATGAAAGGACCAATAGCATATTTACATAGAATATTAATTCAATTTATGTTAGATACACATATACAACAACATCATTATAAAGAAATATATATACCCTATATTGTTAAAAAAGAAGCTTTGTATGGTACAGGACAATTACCAAAATTTGCAAAAGATTTATATGCTGTACATAATATGCAATTAAATACACATTATTTAATTCCTACAGCAGAAGTACCTTTAACTAATTTAGTAGCTAATACTATATTACGTGAAGAACAATTACCAATAAAATTAGTTGCACATAGTCCATGTTTTCGTGCAGAAGCAGGATCTTATGGACAAATGAATAAAGGATTAATACGTACACATCAATTTGAAAAAGTAGAACTTATTCAATTAGTTACACCAAATATGTCTGTAAAAACATTAGAAGAATTGACTTTACATGCTGAAAAAATATTACAATTATTAGAATTACCATATAGAAAAATATTATTATGTTCTGGAGATATGAGTTTTGCTGCAAGTAAAACATATGATTTAGAAGTATGGTTACCTTCGATTAATAAATATTGTGAAATATCTTCTTGTTCCAATATGTGGGATTTCCAAGCACGAAGAATGAAAGCACGATATAAAAATCGTGAAAATAATCACATTAATTATATACATACTTTAAATGCATCTGCTTTAGCTATAGGGCGTACACTAGCTGCTATAATGGAAAATTATCAATTAAAAGATGGTTCGATACAAATTCCTAAAATATTACAATCATATATGAAAGGATTAAAAATAATTAATTATATTAAATAA